Proteins from a single region of Limosilactobacillus fermentum:
- the rbfA gene encoding 30S ribosome-binding factor RbfA encodes MSNKQFRVERLAQQIQREVDDILLKRVRDPRVNGVTVTGVDVTGDLQQATIYYTILSKLASDAEKTQTGLDKATGLVRSELGSRLNIFKAPEIKFVRDPSIEYGSRIDELLNELHKNNEL; translated from the coding sequence ATGTCGAATAAGCAATTCCGGGTGGAACGGCTCGCGCAACAGATTCAGCGCGAAGTCGACGACATCCTCTTAAAGCGGGTCCGCGATCCCCGGGTCAACGGGGTAACGGTGACCGGCGTTGACGTAACGGGTGACCTGCAGCAAGCGACGATCTACTACACGATCCTGTCGAAGCTGGCTTCGGACGCCGAGAAAACCCAAACCGGGTTGGATAAGGCGACCGGGCTGGTGCGCAGCGAGCTGGGGAGCCGCCTGAATATTTTCAAGGCACCGGAAATTAAGTTTGTCCGCGACCCATCGATTGAATACGGGAGTCGCATTGACGAGCTGCTGAACGAGCTTCACAAAAATAACGAGCTCTAA
- a CDS encoding carbamoyl phosphate synthase small subunit: MNKYLILEDGTTYPGTAFGDLGAQVAGELVFNTAMTGYQASLTDPSYLNQLLTFTNPLIGTYGIWPGQSQSKQVTAGAVIVRQLENEPGPTGQTLDAWLVDHHVPGIEGVDTRAIAMHLREDGTVKTLLVNQLVTPTEFTNLYSRLVGQQKLPARNAGATDPTANLTVALIDLGVKQGIIDNLVDCGCRVVVLPPSAAVAEVHELNPAGVLISNGPGDPLDYQAVLPLIRGLEHDYPLAGICLGHQLLALANGATTYRLPFGHRGANHPVTLLASQQTIMTSQNHGYAVDPTSLKKTGLKVTAVEGNDHTVEGLTLVGDPVISVQFHPEAGPGPNDARNFFSHFKQLMETGVAVNA; the protein is encoded by the coding sequence ATGAATAAATACCTCATCTTAGAGGACGGGACCACCTACCCGGGGACCGCCTTTGGGGACCTGGGGGCGCAAGTGGCCGGAGAGTTGGTGTTTAACACCGCCATGACTGGCTACCAAGCATCCCTGACCGATCCATCCTACTTAAACCAACTACTAACCTTTACTAACCCCCTAATCGGTACTTACGGTATTTGGCCCGGCCAAAGTCAAAGCAAGCAAGTGACCGCTGGTGCCGTGATCGTCCGTCAGCTCGAAAACGAACCGGGACCGACTGGCCAGACCTTGGATGCTTGGTTAGTCGACCATCACGTGCCGGGAATTGAGGGTGTTGACACCCGGGCGATTGCCATGCACTTACGCGAAGACGGCACCGTTAAGACCCTGCTAGTTAATCAGCTGGTGACCCCAACTGAGTTTACGAACTTATATAGCCGGTTGGTCGGCCAGCAGAAACTTCCCGCTCGAAACGCTGGTGCTACGGACCCAACAGCCAACCTGACCGTTGCCCTGATCGATCTTGGGGTGAAGCAGGGGATTATTGATAATTTAGTGGACTGTGGGTGTCGAGTCGTCGTCTTACCACCATCGGCGGCGGTCGCCGAGGTCCATGAGCTCAACCCGGCCGGGGTCTTGATTTCAAACGGTCCCGGCGATCCGCTGGACTACCAGGCGGTCTTACCCCTAATTCGAGGTTTGGAACACGACTACCCGCTGGCGGGAATATGTTTGGGACACCAATTGTTAGCCCTAGCTAATGGTGCAACCACTTATCGGCTGCCTTTTGGCCACCGGGGGGCTAATCACCCGGTGACGCTGTTGGCCTCACAGCAAACGATCATGACCAGTCAAAACCATGGCTATGCCGTTGATCCCACCAGCCTCAAGAAGACCGGCTTAAAGGTAACTGCCGTTGAGGGCAACGACCACACGGTAGAGGGGCTAACCTTGGTTGGCGACCCGGTCATTTCGGTCCAGTTTCACCCAGAGGCCGGGCCGGGCCCAAACGACGCCCGGAACTTTTTCAGTCACTTTAAACAGTTAATGGAAACGGGGGTGGCGGTCAATGCCTAA
- a CDS encoding YlxQ-related RNA-binding protein, with protein sequence MINQRQQILNLLGLARRAGQLVTGEGMVLTALQKDQVRIVLLASDAGQATIKKVTDKCQTHQVRVVNDFTRLEISQAIGQARTIVGITGAGFAKKIHQLTTKLNEGE encoded by the coding sequence ATGATTAATCAGCGTCAGCAAATTTTAAACCTCCTCGGGCTTGCCCGGCGCGCGGGACAGCTAGTGACTGGTGAAGGGATGGTCTTAACCGCCCTTCAAAAAGACCAGGTGCGGATTGTCTTGCTCGCAAGTGACGCCGGCCAGGCAACCATTAAAAAGGTGACCGATAAGTGTCAAACCCACCAAGTGCGGGTGGTTAACGATTTTACCCGGCTGGAAATTAGCCAGGCAATCGGCCAGGCGCGCACGATCGTGGGAATTACCGGGGCAGGGTTTGCAAAGAAAATCCATCAATTAACAACCAAACTAAATGAGGGAGAGTGA
- the rnpM gene encoding RNase P modulator RnpM, with protein sequence MVKKKKIPMRKDIVTGEMVPKRELIRVVKNKENEVSLDPTGKKPGRGAYVAVSVAVAQKAKKERTFDKAFGVTLTDEFYDELIQYADHQQARQELFGKND encoded by the coding sequence ATGGTTAAAAAGAAAAAAATACCGATGCGTAAGGATATCGTGACCGGAGAAATGGTGCCCAAGCGAGAATTAATCCGGGTCGTCAAGAACAAGGAAAACGAAGTATCGCTTGACCCAACCGGCAAAAAGCCGGGGCGGGGTGCCTACGTTGCCGTGAGCGTAGCGGTTGCCCAAAAGGCTAAGAAGGAACGGACCTTTGACAAGGCCTTTGGCGTAACGCTCACTGACGAATTTTACGATGAGTTAATTCAATACGCTGATCACCAACAAGCACGCCAAGAGCTGTTCGGTAAGAATGATTAA
- the carB gene encoding carbamoyl-phosphate synthase large subunit, whose protein sequence is MPKRTDLHKILVIGSGPIVIGQAAEFDYAGSQACISLKEEGYQVVLVNSNPATIMTDDQIADQVYLEPLTVPSLTEIIELEHPDALLPTLGGQTGLNLAIELDQAGVLKKFGVTLLGTDLQTIQEAEDREQFKQLMEEIGQPVPASLTVHTVEAACQFAEEAGYPVIVRPAFTLGGTGGGIANDQEELELIAKRGLAQSPVTECLIEQSIAGLKEIEFEVMRDANGDEISVCCMENFDPVGIHTGDSIVVAPNQTLPDVQYQRLRSAALAIVAALKIEGGCNVQLAQSPISDDYYVIEVNPRVSRSSALASKATGYPIAKIAAKIAVGLNLSEITNPVTQTTIAAFEPALDYVVVKLPRFPFDKFGGADRHLGTQMKATGEVMGIGLTFEEALLKAIDSLEIDPGVQASLLPANDDQLSDQELVAALKSPTDLRLFELFVALKRGYSTADLAEWTKISPFFLHKLAHIWQLKRELVSQGGEVVVSAKRFGFTNAMLASALRCSLSTVEQLAKSAGLAPVYKTVDTSAGEFASATPYYYSSYFPGNNESQPLGNSVLVLGSGPIRIGQGVEFDYTTVHCVQAIQEAGYRAIIINNNPETVSTDFSISDKLYFEPLTIEHVMNVVNLEQPRGVIVQFGGQTAINLTKELVKRGVKILGTSLQGIEQTEDRHQFEELLKDAGIAQPKGATALNLAEAKVIAPVVGYPVMVRPSFVLGGRAMAVVENETELVTYVNKALKAAPNQPVLIDHYVAGLECEVDILSDGHDVLIPGIMEHLEGSGIHSGDSMALYPPVRLTSAQQKEIVQTAIAIGQRVHCLGMMNIQFIVADRVYVIEVNPRASRTVPFMSKVTGYHLAKLATRLILGETLVDLGLPSGLATPSNHFAVKAPVFSFAKLAGLTCRLAPEIKSTGETIGIDESPAVALAKALANSYGLVTPVKGQIVLLDPVAATNSKLRAQLEQAGLRVEVWASQQLPTLEHQRVWAVVNDDEAQTTIAPLNYYALSNGVPLFTAATSLSEIMSLSRVGAPLVNL, encoded by the coding sequence ATGCCTAAGAGAACGGATTTACACAAGATCTTAGTGATCGGGTCGGGACCAATTGTGATCGGTCAAGCCGCTGAGTTTGATTACGCTGGCAGCCAGGCCTGCATCAGCCTTAAGGAAGAGGGTTATCAGGTGGTCTTGGTCAATTCCAATCCAGCTACGATCATGACGGACGATCAAATTGCTGACCAAGTCTACTTGGAGCCACTGACGGTACCGTCATTAACCGAGATTATTGAACTGGAGCACCCCGACGCCCTCTTGCCAACCCTGGGCGGGCAAACCGGTCTGAACCTGGCCATCGAGCTCGACCAAGCCGGCGTCTTAAAGAAGTTCGGCGTCACTCTTTTAGGCACCGATTTACAAACGATCCAGGAGGCCGAAGACCGAGAGCAATTTAAGCAGTTAATGGAGGAGATTGGGCAACCGGTGCCGGCGAGCCTAACCGTTCACACTGTCGAGGCAGCTTGTCAGTTTGCCGAAGAAGCGGGCTATCCAGTAATCGTTCGACCGGCCTTCACTCTTGGGGGAACCGGAGGCGGGATCGCCAACGACCAGGAAGAGCTTGAGCTGATTGCTAAACGGGGGCTAGCTCAGTCGCCGGTTACGGAATGCCTGATTGAGCAAAGTATCGCCGGCTTAAAGGAAATTGAGTTTGAAGTAATGCGCGATGCCAACGGGGACGAGATAAGTGTTTGTTGCATGGAAAATTTCGACCCGGTCGGTATTCACACCGGTGATTCAATCGTAGTGGCGCCCAACCAAACCCTGCCGGATGTTCAGTACCAACGGCTTCGGTCAGCAGCCCTAGCGATCGTGGCCGCCCTAAAGATTGAAGGGGGCTGCAACGTTCAACTGGCCCAGTCACCGATTAGTGATGATTATTACGTGATTGAGGTTAACCCGCGGGTTAGCCGTTCGTCGGCCCTCGCCTCCAAAGCGACTGGCTACCCGATCGCCAAGATTGCCGCTAAGATCGCCGTTGGCCTTAACTTGAGTGAAATCACCAATCCGGTTACCCAGACCACAATCGCTGCCTTCGAGCCAGCCCTCGACTACGTAGTTGTTAAGTTACCGCGCTTCCCCTTTGACAAATTCGGTGGAGCCGATCGCCACTTAGGGACTCAAATGAAGGCAACCGGGGAGGTGATGGGCATCGGTCTAACCTTTGAAGAGGCGCTCTTAAAGGCAATTGACTCGCTGGAAATTGACCCTGGGGTTCAGGCGAGCCTCCTGCCGGCTAACGATGATCAGCTAAGCGACCAGGAATTGGTGGCAGCTCTTAAATCACCAACTGACCTGCGACTGTTTGAGCTCTTCGTCGCCCTTAAACGGGGCTATTCAACCGCTGACTTAGCGGAATGGACCAAGATCAGCCCCTTCTTCTTGCACAAGCTGGCCCACATTTGGCAACTAAAGCGGGAATTAGTATCGCAGGGGGGAGAGGTAGTGGTTAGTGCCAAGCGGTTTGGCTTTACCAACGCCATGCTCGCCAGTGCGCTCCGATGTTCGTTGTCGACCGTTGAGCAGCTAGCTAAAAGTGCGGGGTTAGCCCCGGTTTACAAGACCGTTGATACCAGTGCCGGGGAGTTTGCTAGTGCGACCCCGTACTATTACAGCAGTTATTTCCCGGGCAATAACGAGAGTCAGCCACTGGGTAATAGTGTGTTAGTGCTTGGTTCTGGTCCAATTCGGATTGGTCAGGGGGTCGAATTTGATTACACGACCGTCCACTGCGTTCAAGCGATTCAAGAGGCCGGCTACCGTGCGATCATTATCAATAACAATCCCGAAACGGTTTCGACCGATTTTTCAATTTCCGACAAACTCTACTTTGAACCGCTGACGATTGAGCACGTCATGAACGTGGTCAACCTAGAGCAGCCACGCGGGGTGATCGTTCAGTTTGGGGGTCAAACGGCCATTAACCTGACCAAGGAACTGGTTAAACGGGGGGTTAAAATTCTGGGCACCTCACTCCAGGGGATTGAACAGACCGAGGACCGCCACCAGTTTGAGGAATTACTCAAGGACGCTGGAATCGCCCAACCAAAGGGGGCCACGGCGCTCAATTTAGCCGAGGCCAAGGTGATTGCACCGGTGGTTGGCTATCCGGTAATGGTGCGGCCAAGCTTCGTGCTGGGTGGTCGGGCAATGGCGGTCGTGGAAAACGAAACCGAATTGGTAACCTACGTCAACAAGGCCCTGAAGGCGGCCCCCAACCAACCGGTTCTGATTGATCACTACGTAGCTGGGCTTGAGTGCGAAGTCGACATCTTAAGCGACGGTCACGACGTTTTGATCCCCGGGATCATGGAGCATTTGGAGGGGTCCGGGATTCACTCGGGTGATTCGATGGCCCTGTACCCACCAGTTCGCCTGACGTCAGCCCAGCAAAAAGAAATTGTTCAAACTGCGATTGCAATTGGTCAACGGGTCCACTGTCTGGGAATGATGAACATTCAATTCATCGTTGCCGACCGGGTCTATGTGATTGAAGTCAACCCGCGGGCCAGCCGGACGGTACCGTTTATGAGTAAGGTGACTGGGTATCACTTAGCCAAGCTAGCTACCCGGCTAATCCTGGGTGAAACCTTGGTCGACTTAGGTTTACCAAGTGGTTTAGCAACCCCAAGTAACCACTTCGCCGTCAAAGCGCCGGTCTTTTCCTTTGCTAAGTTGGCCGGACTTACTTGCCGGTTGGCGCCGGAAATAAAGTCAACTGGGGAAACAATTGGAATTGATGAAAGCCCGGCCGTAGCTTTGGCCAAGGCGCTTGCTAATAGTTATGGCTTAGTAACGCCGGTGAAGGGTCAAATCGTCTTACTTGACCCAGTTGCCGCTACTAACTCTAAATTACGGGCTCAACTTGAACAAGCGGGGCTCCGGGTCGAGGTCTGGGCAAGCCAGCAATTGCCAACGCTGGAACACCAACGGGTCTGGGCAGTGGTTAATGATGACGAAGCGCAAACCACGATAGCACCATTGAACTACTACGCCCTGAGTAACGGGGTGCCCCTCTTTACGGCGGCCACCAGCCTTAGTGAAATCATGTCGTTAAGCAGGGTGGGGGCGCCGCTGGTTAATTTATAA
- the rimP gene encoding ribosome maturation factor RimP, which translates to MSNKTVVETVTALVEPILAEHNFELYEVEFVQEAKSWYLRVYIDKEGGITLEDCALVSDQLSEQLDSADPDPIPQAYFLEVSSPGAERPLKKEVDYQRALDQYVNVSLYQQIDGHKVFEGYLRQLSPDELTIEYMDKTRQKQVVIPRDKVAKARLAIKF; encoded by the coding sequence ATGAGTAATAAGACTGTAGTCGAGACCGTAACGGCACTGGTGGAACCAATCTTAGCTGAACACAACTTTGAACTGTACGAAGTTGAATTCGTCCAGGAAGCCAAGAGCTGGTATTTGCGGGTCTACATCGATAAGGAAGGCGGCATCACGCTGGAAGATTGTGCCCTTGTCAGCGACCAGTTGAGCGAACAACTGGACAGCGCCGATCCAGACCCGATCCCCCAGGCCTACTTCTTGGAAGTTTCTTCGCCAGGGGCTGAACGGCCGCTGAAAAAAGAAGTGGACTACCAACGGGCCCTTGACCAATACGTGAACGTTTCTTTGTACCAACAAATTGACGGCCACAAGGTGTTTGAAGGGTATCTTCGCCAATTGAGCCCGGATGAGTTAACCATTGAGTACATGGATAAAACCCGCCAAAAGCAGGTTGTAATCCCGCGGGACAAGGTTGCCAAGGCCCGCTTAGCGATTAAGTTTTAA
- the infB gene encoding translation initiation factor IF-2, which yields MAKERIYELAKELKMPSKDLVNLAKKEGMDVKTHMSSVTSDEANKLRSMAKGAGKPATVKPAPKVQEHQSAPAKKEASRPANQGSQNNQNRDNRGNRNNNGNNNRHNSNNGSANANGNGGNQKRNQKRNQKRNQNNNNQGGQATNRNNNNGQGQGAHWFKKGKKNNKKKNRNKGNQRLRDTAPKAPTQRKDRPLPDVLEYTNGMNAQDLGKILHRSPAEIIKKLFMLGVMVNQNQSLDADTIEILAADYGIRAKEKVQVDVADLDHFFDERINNDANLADRPPVVTVMGHVDHGKTTLLDKIRHSHVTEGEAGGITQAIGAYQVKYNDKLITFLDTPGHAAFTEMRARGANITDITVLVVAADDGVMPQTIEAINHAKAAGTPIIVVVNKIDKPGANPDHVTEQLTEYGLIPEDWGGDTIYVKVSAKFGKNIDELLDMILLQAEVMELKANPDQNAAGAVVEARLDQGKGSVATLLVQQGTLHVGDPIVVGDTFGRVRTMTNENGRRIKDATPSTPVEITGLNGVPEAGDHFVVFDDEKTARAAGEERAKRAEDEKRRRTSHVTLDNLFDTMKKGEMKSLPIIIKADVQGSVEALAQSLQKIQVDGVRVDIIHKAVGAISESDVTLAEASNAIIIGFNVRPTPLAKSEAETNNIDIRLHRVIYNAIEEVEDAMKGMLEPVYEEEVLGQVEVRQLYKASKIGTIAGGMVVSGKITRDAKVRLIRDGVVIYEGELGSLKRFKDDAKEVKMGFECGLTIKNFNDVKENDVIEAYHMKEVPVK from the coding sequence ATGGCCAAAGAAAGAATCTACGAATTAGCTAAAGAGCTCAAAATGCCAAGCAAGGACCTGGTTAACTTAGCCAAAAAGGAGGGGATGGACGTTAAGACCCACATGTCTTCCGTCACTTCCGACGAAGCCAACAAGCTGCGTTCAATGGCCAAGGGGGCGGGTAAGCCAGCTACTGTTAAGCCGGCACCAAAGGTCCAAGAACACCAGTCGGCCCCGGCGAAGAAGGAAGCCAGCCGTCCGGCCAACCAAGGCAGCCAAAACAACCAGAACCGCGACAACCGGGGGAACCGGAACAACAACGGCAACAATAACCGCCACAACAGCAATAACGGTTCCGCTAATGCTAACGGTAACGGCGGCAACCAAAAGCGGAACCAAAAGCGGAACCAAAAGCGGAACCAAAACAACAACAACCAGGGTGGCCAAGCCACTAACCGGAACAATAACAACGGTCAAGGTCAGGGTGCACACTGGTTTAAAAAGGGTAAGAAGAACAACAAGAAGAAGAACCGTAACAAGGGTAACCAACGCCTGCGCGACACGGCTCCTAAGGCCCCAACCCAACGCAAGGATCGGCCGCTGCCGGACGTATTGGAATACACGAACGGCATGAACGCCCAGGACCTCGGGAAGATCTTGCACCGGTCACCAGCCGAAATCATCAAGAAGCTCTTCATGTTAGGGGTGATGGTGAACCAAAACCAATCCCTGGATGCGGACACGATTGAAATTTTGGCGGCCGACTACGGGATCAGAGCCAAGGAAAAGGTCCAAGTCGACGTAGCCGACTTAGACCACTTCTTTGACGAACGGATCAACAACGACGCCAACCTCGCCGACCGGCCACCGGTTGTGACGGTCATGGGGCACGTTGACCACGGGAAGACGACCTTGCTAGACAAGATTCGTCACTCCCACGTGACCGAAGGCGAAGCCGGCGGGATCACCCAAGCCATTGGGGCCTACCAAGTTAAGTACAACGACAAGTTGATCACCTTCTTGGACACCCCAGGGCACGCCGCCTTTACCGAAATGCGGGCGCGTGGGGCCAACATCACCGACATCACCGTTCTAGTGGTGGCCGCCGATGATGGGGTGATGCCACAAACGATCGAAGCCATTAACCACGCCAAGGCAGCCGGCACGCCGATCATCGTCGTCGTGAACAAGATCGACAAGCCGGGCGCTAACCCGGACCACGTCACGGAACAACTGACCGAATACGGCCTGATCCCAGAAGACTGGGGTGGGGACACGATTTACGTCAAGGTTTCCGCCAAGTTCGGCAAGAACATCGACGAATTGCTCGACATGATCTTGCTGCAAGCCGAAGTGATGGAATTAAAGGCGAACCCAGACCAAAACGCCGCTGGGGCAGTGGTGGAAGCCCGCCTCGACCAGGGGAAGGGGTCCGTAGCCACCCTCTTGGTTCAACAAGGGACCCTGCACGTAGGGGACCCAATCGTGGTCGGCGACACCTTTGGTCGGGTCCGGACGATGACCAACGAAAACGGCCGGCGGATCAAGGACGCCACCCCATCGACGCCAGTCGAAATTACCGGGCTCAACGGGGTGCCGGAAGCCGGGGACCACTTTGTTGTCTTTGACGACGAAAAGACGGCCCGGGCCGCCGGGGAAGAACGGGCTAAGCGGGCCGAAGACGAAAAGCGGCGCCGCACTAGTCACGTGACCCTGGACAACCTCTTTGACACGATGAAGAAGGGTGAAATGAAGTCCCTGCCGATCATCATCAAGGCCGACGTGCAAGGGTCCGTTGAGGCCCTCGCCCAAAGCCTACAAAAGATCCAGGTTGACGGCGTGCGGGTCGACATCATCCACAAGGCCGTTGGGGCGATCTCTGAATCAGACGTTACCCTGGCCGAAGCTTCCAACGCCATCATCATCGGCTTTAACGTTCGCCCAACTCCGCTGGCGAAGTCCGAAGCCGAAACTAACAACATCGACATCCGCTTACACCGGGTGATCTACAACGCGATCGAAGAAGTTGAAGACGCCATGAAGGGGATGCTGGAACCAGTTTACGAAGAAGAAGTGCTGGGTCAAGTTGAAGTGCGGCAACTTTACAAGGCGTCCAAGATCGGGACGATTGCCGGGGGGATGGTTGTCTCCGGTAAGATCACCCGCGACGCCAAGGTCCGCCTGATCCGTGACGGCGTGGTCATTTACGAAGGCGAATTGGGCTCACTCAAGCGCTTCAAGGACGACGCTAAGGAAGTTAAGATGGGCTTTGAATGTGGGTTGACGATCAAGAACTTCAACGACGTCAAAGAAAACGACGTCATCGAAGCTTACCACATGAAAGAAGTTCCGGTTAAGTAA
- the truB gene encoding tRNA pseudouridine(55) synthase TruB — MDGIIPLYKERGMTSFDCIARLRRILHTKKVGHSGTLDPNVDGVLPIAIGNATKAVEYLMASGKEYAGELTIGLATTTEDLDGEVVDQKPVPAPIAREMIAEKMAEMTGEITQVPPMYSAVKVKGKRLYEYARAGETVERPKRQVTIDRFTLLATSYDQERQVQRVRFKVACSKGTYVRTLAVDLAAKLGYPGVMSSLTRLKSGGFTLDQTLSLDDIQDMVTASGMVNLYPLDYAVKDLPHLALNAEQWQAVQNGGWLKQSEVTPQEPRVVVTYQGDTKAVYKHVERHYQPEKMFKNS, encoded by the coding sequence ATGGACGGAATCATTCCACTTTATAAGGAGCGGGGGATGACCTCGTTTGATTGCATCGCCCGCTTGCGGCGGATTTTACACACCAAGAAGGTCGGCCACTCGGGGACCCTGGATCCCAACGTGGACGGGGTCTTACCAATTGCGATCGGCAACGCCACCAAGGCCGTGGAATACCTGATGGCCTCGGGTAAGGAGTACGCCGGCGAATTGACGATTGGGCTAGCGACGACCACCGAAGACCTCGATGGGGAAGTGGTCGACCAAAAGCCGGTGCCGGCGCCCATCGCTCGAGAAATGATTGCGGAAAAAATGGCCGAAATGACCGGGGAAATCACCCAGGTGCCGCCGATGTATTCGGCCGTGAAGGTCAAGGGGAAGCGCTTATACGAGTACGCCCGGGCTGGTGAAACCGTGGAACGCCCTAAGCGCCAAGTGACGATCGACCGGTTCACCCTGCTAGCCACCAGTTACGACCAGGAACGGCAAGTCCAGCGGGTCCGCTTTAAGGTAGCCTGCTCCAAGGGGACGTATGTGCGGACCCTGGCCGTCGACCTGGCCGCCAAGTTGGGCTACCCGGGGGTGATGTCGTCTTTGACCCGGTTAAAGTCGGGTGGCTTCACCTTGGATCAGACCCTGAGCCTTGATGACATCCAAGACATGGTCACGGCGAGCGGGATGGTCAACTTGTACCCGCTTGATTACGCCGTCAAGGACCTGCCCCACCTGGCACTCAACGCTGAGCAGTGGCAAGCCGTTCAAAACGGTGGCTGGCTCAAGCAAAGCGAGGTAACCCCCCAAGAGCCGCGGGTGGTGGTTACCTACCAAGGGGACACCAAGGCCGTTTATAAGCACGTTGAGCGCCACTACCAACCCGAAAAGATGTTTAAGAATAGTTAG
- the nusA gene encoding transcription termination factor NusA encodes MSKKEDRVELLDAMDILEKEKGIKKEVIIEALKDALANAYQKNYEDNAANVEVEISDRTGEFKVYAAKTVVEEVTNDVEEISLADALRVNRGYELGDIFKEEVTPRNFGRLAAQTAKSVVLQKLRDEERNIIFDKYNKLKDDLVEGEVSREDERYIYVNLGDGVEAAMNKHDQMPNEHYRVHDRIQVYVTRVNDKSGARGPLVFVSRTSPDLLKRLFEKEVPEIQQGIVEVKGIVREAGDRAKVAVFSRDENVDPVGTCVGPRGTRVQAIVNQLGGENIDIVKYEEAPEEFIRNALNPAEVEGVLFDENNGEVDEPASVDENGRKHEERIHRGCTVIVPDDQLSLAIGKRGQNVRLAAQLTGYKIDIKSSSQAAALEEAQPEPAAEVVEQPTQAPELDQAADSFADED; translated from the coding sequence ATGAGCAAGAAGGAAGACCGGGTAGAACTACTCGACGCGATGGACATCCTGGAAAAGGAAAAGGGAATCAAAAAAGAGGTCATCATTGAGGCCTTAAAGGACGCCCTGGCCAACGCCTACCAAAAGAATTACGAAGACAACGCGGCCAACGTGGAAGTCGAAATCAGTGACCGGACCGGTGAATTTAAGGTCTACGCCGCTAAGACGGTGGTTGAAGAAGTCACTAACGACGTGGAAGAAATTTCTTTGGCCGACGCATTGCGGGTTAACCGCGGTTACGAACTGGGTGATATCTTCAAAGAAGAAGTGACGCCGCGCAACTTCGGTCGTCTGGCTGCCCAAACCGCCAAGAGCGTGGTGTTGCAAAAGCTACGGGACGAAGAACGAAACATCATCTTTGACAAGTACAACAAGTTAAAGGATGATTTAGTCGAAGGGGAAGTCTCACGAGAAGACGAACGCTACATCTACGTCAACCTCGGTGACGGTGTGGAAGCGGCCATGAACAAGCATGACCAAATGCCAAACGAGCACTACCGGGTGCACGACCGGATCCAAGTTTACGTGACCCGGGTCAACGACAAGAGCGGCGCCCGCGGGCCGTTGGTCTTCGTTTCCCGGACCAGTCCGGACCTGCTCAAGCGGCTCTTTGAAAAGGAAGTGCCGGAAATTCAACAGGGGATCGTGGAAGTTAAGGGGATCGTGCGTGAAGCCGGTGACCGGGCCAAGGTGGCCGTCTTCTCCCGCGACGAAAACGTTGACCCAGTCGGGACTTGCGTGGGACCACGCGGGACCCGGGTTCAGGCGATCGTCAACCAACTGGGCGGCGAAAACATCGACATCGTTAAGTACGAAGAGGCGCCGGAAGAATTTATCCGCAACGCCCTGAACCCGGCCGAAGTCGAAGGGGTGCTCTTCGATGAAAACAACGGGGAAGTCGATGAACCGGCTAGCGTCGACGAAAACGGTCGCAAACACGAGGAACGGATCCACCGTGGTTGCACCGTGATCGTACCGGACGACCAACTGTCACTGGCGATCGGTAAGCGGGGGCAAAACGTTCGCTTAGCCGCACAGCTGACCGGCTACAAGATCGACATCAAGTCGTCATCCCAAGCGGCGGCCCTGGAAGAAGCGCAACCAGAACCAGCAGCAGAAGTTGTAGAGCAGCCAACCCAAGCCCCAGAGCTTGACCAAGCCGCTGACAGCTTCGCAGACGAAGACTAG